A genome region from Rhizophagus irregularis chromosome 14, complete sequence includes the following:
- a CDS encoding uncharacterized protein (MEROPS:MER0031617; SECRETED:cutsite_IIA-QV; SECRETED:prob_0.7292); SECRETED:SignalP(1-20) has product MNLIKILTIISCFFFKVIIAQVPIYTFPIETVNYYVSSGNGIQIYVEEKGNPEKTTILFTSGYMASRQSWHPLWYDTELGEKFHLVRWDYRGTGRSDKPRDVKAYSLELSGQDLQAVITKIKTDKPNKKIITVGWSMGTPTTMTFMKNNPDIKIDGFISVVGMVHLNFTEASLNTEEIVKYSIAANDPDYKFSTIAYGLNGLSNFRTFKPSSDQYRALKLGDSIIVPPEYRKYEAKPFDFRDFFSSLDIPTLNLIGEEDKLITLEHSLQFANLAKNGKKIVYKDVGHSPPWEDTKSVVRDIIEFVSNI; this is encoded by the exons atgaatttgatcaaaattttaacaattattagttgtttcttttttaaagtaataattgcGCAAGTTCCTATTTATACATTTCCAATAGAAACTGTTAATTATTATGTTAGTAGTGGAAATGGAATTCAAATTTATGTAGAAGAAAAAGGAAATCCAGAAAAGACgacaattttatttaccaGTGGATATATGGCATCACGACAATCTTGGCATCCATTATGGTATGATACAGAACTTGGAGAAAAATTTCATCTTGTTAGATGGGATTATCGAGGAACTGGACGAAGTGATAAACCTAGAGATGTTAAAGCGTACTCACTTGAATTAAGTGGACAAGATCTTCAAGCcgtaataacaaaaattaaaacagacaaaccaaataaaaaaataattacagttGGATGGTCAATGGGAACTCCAACTACTATgacatttatgaaaaataatccTGATATCAAAATTGATGGATTTATTTCGGTTGTAGGAATGGTACATTTAAACTTTACAGAAGCAAGTTTAAATACTgaagaaattgtaaaatattccATTGCAGCAAATGATCcagattataaattttcaacaattgCTTATGGATTAAACGGATTGTCGAATTTTAGAACTTTTAAACCATCATCTGATCAATATCGTGCTTTAAAGCTTGGTGATTCCATTATTGTACCACCTGAATATCGAAAATATGAAGCTAAAC caTTTGATTTTAGAGATTTCTTTAGTTCTTTAGATATTCCAACATTAAATCTTATCGGGGAggaagataaattaattacgCTTGAACATAGTTTACAATTTGCAAATCTTGCTAAGAATGGGAAAAAAATCGTTTATAAGGATGTTGGACACTCGCCACCATGGGAAGACACTAAATCAGTTGTTAGAGATATCATAGAATTTGTGtccaatatttaa